The DNA window AGAGACTGCGGCGTCAGCTTCCAGCCATTTTGTTCCTGGGTTGCAACGATGACGGGCTCGCCATCCGCCAGCGCTACCATATCGGGATAGGAAACCCAGTAAGGTGCGGGAATAATGGCTTCCAGACCGCTGCTCAGCGTGGCCTGTAGCGCATTAAAAATCAGCTGCTTAGCACCTGTGCCGGCAATAATCTCCTGAGAGGTGAAGCGCAGGTCATTGTCACGGGTGAATTTATCAATAATGGCGGCTTTAAGGGCGGCGGTGCCGCCGACCGCGGTGTATTTTGTTTCACCTTGACGGATAGCGTCGATACCCGCCTGGCCAATCGCCGCAGGCGTAGCAAAGTCCAGTTCACCGAGGCCAAGACTAATAATGTCGATTTTCTGCTGCTGCAGGGTACGGACCCGGTCGGCGATGGCCGCCGTCGGCGACGGGCGAACTCGCCGCATACGCGGCGCGAGAAATTGTGCTGACATAGTGCTCTCTTTGGTTAGACGCCGCATTTCATCGCGCGGCGTATTCGTTTGTTTCAGGGGATTCAGGCCGGTAGCGAGACGCCGCTGCGGGCATCGGCGGCGAGTCGCTGAAGCTCCGCCTGGGTTTCGGCAATCACCTCCGGGGTAACATCGACTAGCGGTGAACGTACATGTCCGCCGTTGAAGCCGCGCAGATTCATTGCTGCCTTCACCAACTGCGGCTGGCCATGGCGACGCGCAAGAGCACGGAAGCCGTACCATAGGCGGTGCAGCTCTCTGGCGGCGATGGCATCGCCTCGCTCCAGCGCGCGGAAACTGGCTAATACCAGCTCAGGCAGCGCACCGCTGTTGGTCGTGCTTATCCCATCGAAACCGCACATCATTGGGCCTAAAAATGCCAGGTCTGAAGCGCAGAACAGGCGCAGACGCCCGGACAACCGGTTGGCGATTTGGTCAATAACGGTTGGACTCAGGTCGCCTTGTTTGATGCCTACAACCTGCGGAATATCTGCCAACTGCTCCAGAAGCGCAGGGGGGAGGGTAATGCCGATACCCGGCGCGTTGTAGACCAGAATCCCGGTTTTAGATAACGGCGCCATTTGCTGGAAAAAATTCACGATTTGCATATCGGTGACTTCGGAAACAAAAGGCGGCGTAACCATCGGCAGGCCGCCGAGATCGCCTGCCAGCGTGGTTAATTCACGGACTACCCGGGCATCGGAGCCTGCGCTGCACAGCATCACCGGAACGCGGTCGCCGACAACCTGCATCACGTGACGGAAAATGGTTGCTCGCTCCTCAGGGCTCAGCGCCGGGAATTCGCCGTAGGTTCCGCCTATCAGGACGCCGTCATAGCCGAGGTCAATGACGCGCTCGATATTGGCGGCCAGACCGGCGAAATCAATCTCTCCCTGTTCGGTAAAAGGGGTCACGGTAATATTGAAGATCCCGCGTAGTCTTTCACGGCATTCAACCCTGTCTTTCATCTCTCTCTCCTTAACTGGTCATGCCACGATGGCATGACGATGCTTTGGTGGTTGGTGACCGGCGGCTGCCTGTCGATGGTGCAAATGTGCACGATAAGTGCGCATCATTTGTGCATTTATGTTGCAACGGCTTATAGATGACTCAGCTGGCTGAGCGGGCGAATGACGACGCCAGCGGCGGTCAGACGTTCGCGCAGCGTGCGGGCGATGGCCACGCCCTGCGGGTTATCGCCATGGACGCATAGGGTATGAACGGGCATTGGGATTTTGACCCCGCTAATGGTACGAATCGCTTGTTCTTCAATCATTTGTAGCGCACGACTGGCGGCGCGTTCGGGGTCGTGGATGATGGCGTCCGGCAAATGTCGCGGCAGAGTCAATCCGTTTTCACCGTAGCTGCGGTCGGCGAACACTTCACAGGCGACGCGCAGCCCGGCCTTGCGCGCCGCGCGTTCTGTCGCATTGTGCGGCGTAGTGACCAGCACCAGCTGGCGGTCCACGGCGAGAATAGCGCTGACGATGGCTTCCGATAAGGCATCGTCGGTGAAGGCCTGGGTAGCCATTGCGCCGTGTAGCTTGACGTGGGTCATCATATGACCGCAGACCCGCGCCATGGCCTGCATGGCGCCCAGTTGGTACACCACCATTTTGCCAACGTCCGCTGGGCTATCACCGGTAATCGTGCGCCTGCCAAAACCCCAAAGATCAAGAAACCCCGGATGGGCCCCGACGTCCAGCCCGCGCGCTCTGGCATGGGTGATAGTGCGGTACATCACCAGCGCATCGCCGGCGTGAAAACCACAGGCGACGTTGGCGGAGGTCACCAGATCCAGCATGGCTTCATCGTCGCCAACGCTGAATTGACCAAAACTTTCACCCAGATCTGAATTCAGGTCCACTTCTTGCATGATTACTCCTCGAGACAGTTGGTATACCAAATGCATGCAATGAGAATGCCAAAGGGTAAAAGCCAAAATGACGTCGCTGGCGAATGTGCCGATGAGCGAATGTTTAACCAGGAGAGAGTGAGCAGATGAAACCATCGATCAAAGCAGGCTGTCTGACATTGGGCCTGTTGACCATGAGCTATAGCCTGTCCGCCAGCGCGGATGAGCTCTATTTTGCTAGCTGGGGCGGAGCCTATCAGGATGCGATTCGTGAAGCCTGGCTGAAGCCCTTCAATAAAGAAACCGGTATTGATGTCGTGGAGGATACCGACCCGCAGGTCAGTAAACTAAAAGCCATGC is part of the Klebsiella huaxiensis genome and encodes:
- a CDS encoding dihydrodipicolinate synthase family protein, with protein sequence MKDRVECRERLRGIFNITVTPFTEQGEIDFAGLAANIERVIDLGYDGVLIGGTYGEFPALSPEERATIFRHVMQVVGDRVPVMLCSAGSDARVVRELTTLAGDLGGLPMVTPPFVSEVTDMQIVNFFQQMAPLSKTGILVYNAPGIGITLPPALLEQLADIPQVVGIKQGDLSPTVIDQIANRLSGRLRLFCASDLAFLGPMMCGFDGISTTNSGALPELVLASFRALERGDAIAARELHRLWYGFRALARRHGQPQLVKAAMNLRGFNGGHVRSPLVDVTPEVIAETQAELQRLAADARSGVSLPA
- a CDS encoding LamB/YcsF family protein — encoded protein: MQEVDLNSDLGESFGQFSVGDDEAMLDLVTSANVACGFHAGDALVMYRTITHARARGLDVGAHPGFLDLWGFGRRTITGDSPADVGKMVVYQLGAMQAMARVCGHMMTHVKLHGAMATQAFTDDALSEAIVSAILAVDRQLVLVTTPHNATERAARKAGLRVACEVFADRSYGENGLTLPRHLPDAIIHDPERAASRALQMIEEQAIRTISGVKIPMPVHTLCVHGDNPQGVAIARTLRERLTAAGVVIRPLSQLSHL